Proteins encoded by one window of Microcebus murinus isolate Inina chromosome 2, M.murinus_Inina_mat1.0, whole genome shotgun sequence:
- the SLFNL1 gene encoding schlafen-like protein 1, with protein MEPRGEQPLQELPPEESLPKDSGLKAAPRMHTLYVGHLNPQFSVPVLACLLRDTLERLELPVAREHIEVVRRPRKAYALVQVPIHKATLASLPWRLQMALEEHVILKELAAHGKELVLGEGRGPFNRKEQEEDAGLSPGPSPGPSPRPSPSPSPDSSLPMPTWPTATSPKRPRARQQQSCHSRPSGVCSDSAIMRQEILGQEQLFQGAFLGSETRNMEFKRGGGEYLNLTFKHHVRRYVCAFLNSEGGSLLVGVEDSGLVQGIRCSHRDEDRTRLLVDSILQGFKPQVFPDAYTLTFIPVVSTSTPSVPLKVIRLTVHGPKAQGEPQLYQTDQGEVFLRREGSIQGPLSASAIQEWCRQKWTVELGKLEEKVKALTAENEQLQQQLRRHWPVSCTCCVL; from the exons ATGGAGCCTCGGGGTGAGCAGCCTCTACAAGAGCTCCCCCCAGAAGAGTCCCTGCCCAAGGACTCGGGCCTCAAGGCGGCTCCCAGGATGCACACTCTGTATGTGGGACACCTGAACCCCCAGTTCTCAGTGCCTGTGCTTGCTTGCCTGCTGCGAGACACCTTGGAGCGGCTTGAGCTGCCGGTGGCGCGGGAGCACATCGAGGTGGTGAGGCGGCCGCGCAAGGCCTACGCACTGGTGCAGGTGCCGATCCACAAGgccaccctggcctccctcccctggCGCCTGCAGATGGCCTTGGAGGAGCACGTAATCCTCAAGGAGCTGGCAGCCCATGGGAAGGAGCTGGTGTTGGGCGAGGGCCGGGGGCCCTTTAACCGCAAAGAG CAGGAGGAAGACGCTGGCCTGAGTccaggccccagccccggcccaagccccaggcccagccccagccccagcccagactCCAGCCTCCCAATGCCTACCTGGCCTACAGCCACGTCGCCTAAACGGCCCCGGGCCCGGCAGCAGCAGAGCTGCCACAGCCGGCCCAGCGGCGTGTGCTCCGACAGCGCCATCATGCGCCAGGAGATCCTGGGCCAGGAGCAGCTCTTCCAGGGCGCCTTCCTGGGCAGCGAGACACGCAACATGGAGTTCAAGCGGGGCGGCGGCGAGTACCTGAACCTGACCTTCAAGCACCACGTGCGGCGCTACGTGTGCGCCTTCCTGAATAGCGAGGGCGGCAGCCTGCTCGTGGGCGTGGAGGACAGCGGCCTGGTGCAGGGCATCCGCTGTAGCCACCGCGATGAGGACCGCACGCGCCTGCTGGTGGACTCCATCCTGCAGGGCTTCAAGCCCCAGGTCTTTCCCGACGCCTACACCCTCACCTTCATCCCTGTGGTCAGCACCTCCACACCCAGTGTGCCCCTCAAG GTGATCCGCCTGACTGTGCATGGCCCCAAGGCCCAGGGCGAGCCGCAGCTCTACCAGACGGACCAGGGGGAGGTGTTCCTGCGGCGCGAGGGGAGCATCCAGGGCCCACTGTCCGCCAGCGCCATCCAAGAGTGGTGCAGGCAG AAGTGGACGGTGGAGCTGGGCAAGCTGGAGGAGAAGGTGAAGGCGCTGACCGCGGAGAACGAGCAGCTCCAGCAGCAGCTGCGGCGGCACTGGCCCGTGTCCTGCACCTGCTGCGTCCTGTGA